The following coding sequences are from one Candidatus Zixiibacteriota bacterium window:
- a CDS encoding TGS domain-containing protein yields RSDPVVLTAPATVEDAAYKIHKDFAEKLQFAKVWGAGKFDGQRVQRDFQLADGDVVEFHL; encoded by the coding sequence CGCTCCGATCCGGTCGTGCTCACCGCCCCGGCCACGGTGGAAGATGCCGCCTACAAGATCCACAAAGATTTCGCCGAGAAATTGCAGTTCGCCAAGGTCTGGGGGGCAGGGAAGTTCGATGGCCAGCGTGTCCAAAGGGATTTCCAGCTCGCTGACGGCGATGTCGTCGAATTCCACCTCTGA